One Ethanoligenens harbinense YUAN-3 genomic window carries:
- a CDS encoding ABC transporter ATP-binding protein yields MSSLSLKHIYKKYAGNVVAVNDFNLEIQDKEFIILVGPSGCGKSTTLRMIAGLEEISEGELYIGDKLVNDVPPKDRDIAMVFQNYALYPHMTVYDNMAFSLKLRHMPKDQIRSRIEDVAKALDISHLLDRKPKALSGGQRQRVALGRAIVREPKVFLLDEPLSNLDAKLRTQMRSELSKLHKRLGTTFIYVTHDQTEAMTMGDRIVVMKDGVIQQVDTPANLYENPVNLFVAGFMGSPQMNFIDAVLEKKDGHVYVNLGSSTESGKPDYSIPLPDGKIKGTDLAPYIGKEVILGIRPEHLHEEGIFLTAAKDAVVDAHVDLTEMMGAETYLYLTVVGQNATARVSSRTTAQTGSTIKIALDTNRVHLFDKESGETIIN; encoded by the coding sequence ATGTCCAGTTTATCGTTAAAGCACATTTATAAAAAATATGCCGGAAATGTAGTTGCCGTCAATGATTTCAACCTTGAGATCCAGGACAAGGAATTCATCATTCTCGTTGGCCCCTCAGGATGCGGCAAATCCACCACGCTGCGCATGATTGCCGGTCTGGAAGAAATTTCGGAGGGTGAACTGTATATCGGTGACAAGCTCGTCAACGATGTCCCCCCGAAAGACCGTGATATTGCCATGGTGTTCCAGAACTACGCGCTTTACCCCCACATGACCGTTTATGACAATATGGCGTTCAGCCTGAAGCTGCGCCATATGCCCAAAGATCAGATCCGATCGCGGATCGAGGATGTGGCAAAAGCGCTGGATATTTCGCACTTGCTGGACCGCAAACCCAAAGCACTTTCCGGTGGCCAGCGGCAGCGTGTTGCGCTGGGTCGCGCAATCGTCCGCGAACCGAAAGTTTTTCTTCTGGATGAACCCCTTTCCAACCTGGATGCGAAACTGCGTACACAGATGCGCTCCGAGCTCTCCAAACTGCACAAACGTCTCGGCACGACCTTCATTTACGTAACGCATGACCAGACCGAAGCCATGACGATGGGGGACCGCATCGTCGTAATGAAAGACGGCGTTATCCAGCAAGTGGATACTCCTGCCAATCTGTATGAAAATCCGGTGAATCTGTTTGTGGCCGGATTTATGGGTTCGCCGCAAATGAACTTTATCGACGCTGTTCTGGAGAAAAAAGACGGGCATGTTTACGTCAATCTGGGTTCTTCGACAGAAAGCGGCAAGCCCGATTATTCGATCCCGCTGCCCGACGGAAAAATCAAAGGCACCGATCTTGCGCCCTATATCGGGAAGGAAGTTATCCTGGGCATTCGTCCGGAACACCTGCACGAAGAAGGAATCTTCCTCACCGCGGCAAAAGACGCGGTTGTGGACGCGCATGTCGATCTGACCGAAATGATGGGTGCCGAGACGTATCTGTATCTGACGGTCGTCGGCCAGAACGCCACCGCCCGCGTTTCTTCCCGCACAACGGCCCAAACCGGGAGCACGATCAAGATCGCGCTCGATACGAACCGAGTGCATCTGTTTGATAAAGAGAGCGGAGAAACCATCATCAACTGA
- a CDS encoding prepilin peptidase, with translation MAGLLAVFMFLFGLCIGSFLNVCIYRIPKGESIVFGRSHCPACGAAIQNRDLVPVFSWLALKGRCRNCGARIPVRYPAVELLGGLLFLAVYGAYGLTLSAAVYAAFICALVVTAFIDYDQSIIPNGIVLYILAVGVPAIFFTQGTGLIDRVIGFFAASVPLLIAYFVTRGGLGLGDVKLMAAGGFLLGWKLILLSLAVGSIVGAVVGVSLVLRGRKSMRSAVPFGPFLSLGMCFSALYGNAALHAYIGLFVR, from the coding sequence ATGGCGGGCTTGCTTGCTGTTTTTATGTTTCTATTCGGGCTTTGCATCGGCAGCTTTTTGAATGTGTGCATCTACCGCATCCCCAAAGGAGAATCCATTGTATTCGGCCGGTCGCATTGCCCCGCTTGCGGTGCCGCCATCCAGAACCGCGACCTCGTTCCGGTTTTCAGCTGGCTGGCGCTTAAAGGCCGCTGCCGGAATTGCGGTGCGCGCATCCCCGTCCGCTACCCCGCGGTGGAGCTGCTGGGCGGGCTGCTCTTTCTGGCTGTTTATGGCGCGTATGGCTTGACACTTTCGGCGGCAGTCTATGCGGCTTTCATCTGCGCCCTTGTTGTGACCGCGTTCATTGATTACGACCAGTCCATTATACCGAACGGCATTGTGCTGTACATATTGGCGGTGGGCGTGCCGGCCATATTTTTTACGCAGGGCACGGGCCTAATTGATCGGGTCATCGGTTTTTTTGCGGCCAGCGTGCCGCTGCTCATCGCGTATTTTGTGACGCGGGGCGGACTGGGCCTCGGGGATGTCAAACTGATGGCGGCCGGGGGTTTTCTGCTGGGATGGAAGCTGATCCTGCTCTCGTTGGCGGTGGGAAGTATCGTGGGTGCGGTCGTGGGCGTTTCGCTTGTTTTGCGGGGACGAAAGTCCATGCGGTCGGCCGTCCCGTTCGGGCCGTTTCTGTCTTTGGGGATGTGCTTTTCCGCGCTTTACGGCAATGCGGCGCTGCATGCGTATATCGGTCTGTTTGTCCGGTAG
- a CDS encoding GspE/PulE family protein, which translates to MAMKNLRIGEMLLEENLITQAQLDAALARKKEGDHNKLGDILVEMGSVSEKELTRMLGTRLKVPVVDLVETGIDQHVPDLIPEELAKKYMVIPIAQDGQILTVATSDPMNFYAIDDLRLATNLEIKPVLATSTDIKNAISHYYSRKLAEEAAEDVNREFNFNSMVDAGNLLGEKVDNAPVVRLVASIIQQGIKFGASDLHIEPSETETRIRMRVDGVLKPLMSLAAAAHASVVTRIKIMGNMNIAERRVPQDGRVEIVIDGRPVDMRLSVLPTVTGEKVVIRILGGQDAVRSVNDLGLSAENRALFEKITRSPNGILLVSGPTGSGKSTTLYSILNQLNQPGVNIITVEDPVEYRMPGANQVQVNPKAGLTFASGLRSILRQDPDIIMIGEIRDAETAQIAIRAAITGHLVLSTIHTNDAASTVTRLVDMGVEPFLVSSAVIGIIAQRLVRKICPRCKQPYTPSDSECRLLGIPVQSTLYRGTGCNYCDHTGYKGRTAIHEIMAISHDVRELIDNEAATDEIRAQIVRDGTITLQECCKQLVLNGVTTREELLRATYSIG; encoded by the coding sequence ATGGCGATGAAAAATCTGCGCATAGGTGAAATGCTGCTGGAAGAAAACCTGATCACACAGGCACAGCTCGATGCCGCACTTGCACGCAAAAAAGAAGGGGACCACAACAAGCTGGGCGACATTCTGGTGGAAATGGGCAGTGTTTCGGAAAAGGAACTGACCCGAATGCTGGGCACGCGGCTGAAAGTGCCGGTCGTAGACTTGGTGGAGACGGGCATCGACCAGCATGTTCCAGACCTGATACCCGAGGAACTGGCTAAAAAATACATGGTCATTCCCATCGCGCAGGACGGACAGATTCTCACGGTCGCCACCAGCGACCCGATGAATTTCTATGCCATCGATGACCTGCGGCTGGCCACTAATCTGGAAATCAAGCCGGTATTGGCCACATCCACAGACATCAAAAACGCCATCAGCCATTATTACAGCCGCAAGCTGGCGGAAGAAGCGGCCGAGGACGTCAACCGTGAATTCAACTTCAACAGTATGGTTGATGCGGGCAATCTTTTGGGGGAGAAAGTTGATAATGCGCCGGTCGTCCGTCTGGTGGCCTCCATCATCCAGCAGGGTATCAAGTTTGGAGCCAGCGATCTCCATATCGAGCCGTCGGAGACGGAAACCCGCATCCGCATGCGCGTGGACGGTGTGCTCAAGCCGCTGATGTCGCTGGCGGCCGCGGCGCATGCCTCGGTGGTGACCCGCATCAAGATCATGGGCAATATGAACATTGCCGAGCGGCGCGTGCCGCAGGACGGCAGGGTGGAGATCGTCATCGACGGCCGGCCGGTGGACATGCGCCTCTCCGTGCTGCCCACCGTGACGGGTGAAAAAGTCGTCATTCGTATTCTGGGCGGACAGGACGCGGTGCGCTCGGTCAATGATCTGGGTCTGTCGGCGGAAAACCGCGCGCTGTTTGAAAAAATCACCCGCAGCCCCAATGGTATTCTGCTCGTTTCCGGCCCCACCGGCAGCGGCAAATCCACCACCCTTTACTCCATCCTCAACCAGCTCAACCAGCCCGGCGTCAACATCATTACGGTCGAGGACCCGGTCGAGTACCGCATGCCCGGTGCCAACCAGGTGCAGGTCAACCCCAAAGCGGGCCTGACGTTTGCAAGCGGCCTGCGCTCCATCCTGCGGCAGGACCCCGATATCATCATGATCGGCGAGATCCGCGACGCCGAGACGGCGCAGATCGCCATCCGGGCGGCCATTACCGGCCATCTGGTGCTCTCCACCATCCACACCAACGACGCGGCCTCGACCGTTACCCGTCTGGTGGATATGGGCGTGGAGCCGTTTCTTGTGTCGTCCGCCGTCATCGGCATCATTGCGCAGCGGTTGGTGCGCAAGATCTGCCCACGCTGCAAGCAGCCGTATACTCCAAGCGACAGTGAGTGCCGGCTGCTGGGCATCCCCGTGCAGAGCACGCTTTACCGGGGGACGGGCTGCAATTACTGCGACCACACCGGCTATAAGGGCCGCACCGCCATCCATGAGATTATGGCAATCAGCCATGACGTGCGTGAACTCATCGACAATGAAGCCGCCACCGACGAGATCCGCGCGCAGATCGTCCGCGACGGCACCATCACGTTGCAGGAGTGCTGCAAGCAGCTGGTCTTAAACGGTGTGACCACCAGGGAAGAACTGCTGCGCGCCACCTACAGTATTGGGTGA